A stretch of Vigna angularis cultivar LongXiaoDou No.4 chromosome 4, ASM1680809v1, whole genome shotgun sequence DNA encodes these proteins:
- the LOC108330954 gene encoding pumilio homolog 12, which produces MMSHGSSSSAFQNDQSVSSSSQQPAGLSRFFSQSHNPSQTLEDAFSRLCVSASPFNYSHSASPFNYPHSDFVADSPYGINGSSKIHPYNSWAGGIPTSQTANLWHPTFTFNNYSCHADGCLDSKPLTRQIENPTFSGVYPVVPFSSNGMMSQKTSDNGFLNGGILGGNGFNILGFSFDERRLRWFNNFRGCVLTLATDQLMCRTLQETLKTLTREEFDIIFLELINHVTDLMVDPFGNYVVQRMMELCSEEQRTQIVLRVTQCNFQLVRICLSPHGTRAVEKLLEYITSQEQRNRIMSALSPGAAVLAKDVSGHRVILHCLKQFPREDNENLLNVVANKCFDIATDKTGCCVLQPCINHAQGEMKKKLIASVMFYASHLAEDCYGNYVVQHLLSLGIPGVAESLWRQLEGRFFYLACNKYGSNVVEKFFQDSVEPHSTYISLELLHNPNVAMLLVDPYGNYVIKSALSASRGHVRNALEQLIKQNSLMMQSNLFGKKLLAWFNKGRI; this is translated from the exons ATGATGTCGCATGGATCATCATCGTCTGCATTTCAAAATGATCAGTCAGTCTCCTCGTCTTCTCAACAACCTGCGGGGCTGTCTCGGTTTTTCTCGCAATCCCATAACCCTTCCCAAACCCTAGAAGATGCTTTTTCTCGTCTTTGTGTTTCTGCCTCTCCTTTCAACTACTCACATTCCGCCTCTCCTTTCAACTACCCACATTCTGATTTTGTTGCCGACAGTCCTTATGGTATCAATGGTTCTTCAAAGATTCACCCTTACAACAGTTGGGCTGGTGGGATTCCCACTTCTCAGACCGCCAATCTTTGGCACCCCACAttcacttttaataattattcttgTCATGCTGATGGGTGTCTTGATTCCAAACCATTGACGAGACAAATAGAAAATCCCACATTCAGTGGTGTTTATCCTGTTGTACCATTCTCCTCCAATGGGATGATGTCGCAGAAGACCTCTGACAACGGTTTCTTGAATGGTGGTATTTTAGGTGGCAATGGTTTCAATATTCTGGGGTTTAGTTTTGATGAAAGGCGCCTCCGATGGTTCAACAATTTTCGGGGTTGCGTTTTGACGTTGGCTACGGATCAACTTATGTGTAGGACTTTGCAGGAGACTTTGAAAACATTGACGAGAGAAGAGTTTGATATCATTTTCTTGGAGCTTATTAATCACGTGACTGATTTGATGGTTGATCCCTTTGGGAACTATGTTGTTCAGAGGATGATGGAACTTTGCAGCGAAGAGCAACGGACTCAGATAGTGTTGAGAGTGACTCAGTGTAATTTTCAGTTGGTCAGAATTTGCCTGAGTCCCCATGG AACCCGGGCTGTCGAGAAATTATTGGAGTATATAACCTCCCAGGAGCAACGAAATCGTATTATGTCAGCTCTTAGTCCCGGTGCTGCTGTATTGGCAAAGGATGTGAGTGGTCATAGGGTGATTCTGCATTGTCTAAAACAATTCCCTAGAGAAGACAATGAG AATCTTCTGAATGTGGTGGCAAACAAGTGCTTTGATATTGCAACAGATAAAACCGGATGTTGTGTGCTGCAGCCATGCATTAACCATGCTCAaggagaaatgaaaaagaagctGATAGCTTCTGTCATGTTTTACGCTTCACACTTGGCGGAAGACTGTTACGG CAACTATGTTGTGCAACATTTATTGTCTCTGGGAATACCAGGAGTTGCAGAATCTCTATGGAGACAGCTTGAAGGAAGATTCTTCTATCTGGCCTGTAACAAATATGGGAGTAATGTAGTGGAGAAGTTCTTTCAAGACTCGGTTGAACCGCATTCAACATATATTTCTCTGGAGTTGCTCCACAATCCAAATGTTGCAATGCTTCTGGTGGATCCATACGGGAATTATGTCATCAAATCAGCACTGTCAGCATCTAGG GGTCATGTCCGGAATGCCTTGGAGCAACTAATCAAACAAAATTCCTTGATGATGCAGAGCAACCTCTTTGGCAAAAAGTTACTTGCTTGGTTTAACAAGGGAAGAATATAA
- the LOC108330528 gene encoding uncharacterized protein LOC108330528, protein MEVVCRHVGHQAEALIHLFCVVTRQPLVHDYLLFQYSDQELVQHLAKSEISLRNAKEKGVLDGEEGWRKKLQGLVPAEGVEVKHIRTGERVHVSRRIVAVFVMMTMADFCDQLFGFQDVLFDNRNDRLEFSGNNLGAMWPGDGKPGLWLNSISRMGAVYNLIARDEDSNDVIQATGALKISGNNLIGGNNLVSGNNLGVMEEKVESLSLVAHMAANDFTVS, encoded by the exons ATGGAAG TCGTTTGCCGCCACGTGGGCCACCAAGCCGAGGCTCTCATCCACCTGTTCTGTGTAGTTACCCGGCAGCCCCTCGTCCACGACTACCTTCTCTTCCAGTACTCCGATCAAGAACTCGTGCAACACCTTGCCAAGTCAGAGATATCACTCAGGAACGCCAAAGAGAAGGGTGTCCTCGACGGGGAAGAAGGATGGAGGAAGAAACTGCAGGGTCTTGTTCCGGCGGAGGGGGTTGAGGTGAAGCACATTCGAACGGGTGAACGGGTGCATGTTTCTCGGAGGATAGTGGCTGTTTTTGTGATGATGACCATGGCCGATTTCTGTGACCAGTTATTTGGTTTTCAGGATGTGCTGTTTGATAACCGGAATGATCGGCTTGAGTTTTCTGGGAACAATTTGGGGGCAATGTGGCCGGGAGATGGGAAGCCGGGTCTGTGGCTGAATTCAATTTCAAGGATGGGAGCAGTGTACAACTTGATTGCAAGGGACGAAGACTCGAATGAT GTAATTCAAGCTACAGGTGCGCTCAAAATCAGTGGAAACAACCTCATTGGTGGAAACAACCTCGTCAGTGGAAACAACCTCGGAGTAATGGAAGAGAAG GTGGAGAGCCTCAGCTTGGTGGCCCACATGGCGGCGAACGACTTCACGGTCAGTTGA
- the LOC108331278 gene encoding peamaclein yields the protein MKIVYANVLLVFLILSSSFLEISMAGSAFCDSKCKGRCAKAELKHRCLKFCGICCKKCNCVPSGTYGNKDECPCYRDMKNSKGKGKCP from the exons ATGAAGATTGTGTATGCAAACGTGCTCCTTGTGTTCCTCATCCTTAGCTCCTCTTTCTTGGAAATCTCAATGGCTGGTTCAG CTTTCTGTGACTCAAAGTGTAAAGGGAGGTGTGCGAAGGCTGAGCTTAAGCACAGATGCTTGAAGTTCTGTGGAATCTGCTGCAAGAAGTGCAACTGTGTGCCATCTGGGACTTACGGAAACAAGGACGAGTGTCCTTGCTACAGGGACATGAAGAACTCTAAGGGCAAGGGCAAATGCCCTTGA